In Mytilus trossulus isolate FHL-02 chromosome 6, PNRI_Mtr1.1.1.hap1, whole genome shotgun sequence, a single window of DNA contains:
- the LOC134720563 gene encoding lipid scramblase CLPTM1L-like: MKPSFTAIVSVIFLAYIAHSMWVIVGIFFPTPCKDSKSCIASYLDRKPAPKLEIKVYTSTRGMGAKESDLKLVWINSTFDVHETVEKTVNISIPYKVRNNGTMYLHAFVLPKGQDPFKTLYGSYKYTPITTYSLPQSEFFSLVTDTAKNKTSPDIPITHLRQRVIISIMSDSIQFDRMAMPVEIHRLIKPSPDGDYLPMLYIDQLAFRTKDLVPINKSSHTLPLTVVYSPISVGKLRFWEHMQQAIDQLHSYGFSEKDSDELKGIFVDTNFYFLMLTFAVSAFHLLFDFLAFKNDISYWRQRKTMVGLSTRAVVWRCVSTVIIFFYLCDQETSLLVLIPTGIGAFIEGWKVKKAFKVSFRFENGKPKFDIGSTSDKEKETEAFDSLAMKYLSFVLLPLVIGGAIYSLFYVPHKSWYSWCIQSLVNGVYAFGFLFMLPQLFVNYKLKSVAHLPWRAFMYKAFNTFIDDIFAFIITMPTAHRLACFRDDLVFVVYLYQRWLYPVDMKRVNEFGVSYDDEDGETKKTK; this comes from the exons ATGAAGCCATCATTTACTGCAATAGTTTCAGTCATATTTCTAGCTTACATAGCACATTCTATGTGGGTTATAGTTGGTATATTCTTTCCAACACCATGTAAAGATTCAAAAAGTTGTATAGCATCATACTTAGATAGGAAACCAGCACCAAAATTAGAA ATCAAAGTTTATACATCTACAAGAGGAATGGGGGCAAAGgaatctgatttaaaacttgTCTGGATAAATTCTACATTTGATGTCCATGAAACAGTGGAAAA gACAGTTAATATATCTATCCCGTACAAAGTGAGAAACAATGGAACAATGTATCTACATGCCTTTGTTTTACCAAAGGGACAGGATCCTTTTAAAACTCTATACGGATCATACAAGTACACACCTATAACTACATACTCTCTTCCACAGTCAGAGTTCTTCAGTTTGGTAACTGACACAGCCAAG aATAAAACTAGTCCTGATATACCTATCACCCATCTTAGACAGAGAGTCATTATATCTATAATGTCTGATTCTATTCAGTTTGACAGGATGGCAATGCCAGTGGAGATCCATAGACTCATAAA ACCATCACCTGATGGAGATTATTTACCTATGTTATACATTGATCAGTTGGCTTTCCGTACAAAAGATTTAGTG ccaATAAACAAATCTAGTCACACTTTACCACTAACAGTAGTATATTCACCTATATCTGTTGGGAAACTGAGGTTTTGGGAACATATGCAACAAGCAATAGACCAGTTACATAGTTATG GATTTTCAGAGAAGGACTCAGATGAACTGAAGGGTATATTTgttgacacaaatttttattttctgatgttAACATTTGCTGTATCTGCATTTCAT ttattatttgattttctggCCTTTAAAAATGACATCAGTTACTGGAGACAGAGAAAAACTATGGTTGGTTTGTCTACAAGGGCAG tTGTATGGAGATGTGTGTCGactgttattatatttttctaccTTTGTGATCAGGAAACCAGTTTATTGGTACTGATACCAACTGGAATAGGAGCTTTTATAGAG GGATGGAAAGTTAAGAAAGCTTTCAAAGTTTCATTTAGATTTGAAAATGGAAAACCAAAATTTGAT ATTGGTTCGACATCagacaaagaaaaagaaacagaagcATTTGATTCTCTA gCTATGAAGTATTTATCCTTTGTATTGTTGCCATTAGTGATAGGTGGCGCCATCTACTCTTTGTTTTATGTTCCACATAAAAG ttgGTATTCCTGGTGTATACAAAGTCTTGTTAACG gTGTATATGCCTTtggatttttatttatgttaccACAGTTGTTTGTTAATTATAAA TTGAAGTCAGTAGCACATCTACCATGGAGGGCCTTCATGTATAAG GCTTTCAACACATTTATAGATGACATATTTGCATTTATAATCACCATGCCAACAGCTCATAGACTTGCCTGTTTTAGAGATGATCtggtttttgttgtttatttatacCAAAGATG GTTATACCCTGTTGATATGAAGAGAGTTAATGAGTTTGGTGTGTCTTATGATGATGAAGATGgagaaacaaaaaagacaaaataa